One stretch of Anolis sagrei isolate rAnoSag1 chromosome 11, rAnoSag1.mat, whole genome shotgun sequence DNA includes these proteins:
- the RASL10B gene encoding ras-like protein family member 10B, with translation MVTTTTLKVAVLGAQGVGKTALVRQFLYNEFSEAPCAPTKTRRLYLPAVVINGHVHDLQILDCPPIAAFPVNTLQEWADVCCRGLRSVHAYILVYDICCFDSFEYVKTIRQQILETRVIGTSEAPILVVGNKRDLQRGRVIPRWNVSNLVKKTWKCGYIECSAKYNWHVLMLFSELLKSAGCPRCKHLHTAIRFQGALRRNRCALM, from the exons ATGGTGACGACCACGACGCTGAAGGTGGCGGTGCTGGGCGCGCAAGGGGTGGGCAAGACGGCCCTGGTCCGGCAGTTCCTCTACAACGAATTCAGCGAGGCCCCCTGCGCCCCCACCAAGACCCGGCGCCTCTACCTGCCCGCCGTGGTCATCAACGGCCACGTCCACGACCTGCAGATCCTCGACTGCCCCCCCATCGCCGCCTTCCCCGTCAACACCCTCCAG GAATGGGCAGATGTCTGCTGCCGAGGCCTCCGGAGTGTCCACGCCTACATCTTGGTCTATGACATCTGCTGCTTCGACAGCTTCGAGTACGTCAAGACCATCCGGCAGCAGATCCTGGAGACCAG GGTGATTGGCACCTCGGAGGCCCCGATCCTGGTGGTGGGCAACAAGCGCGACCTGCAGCGGGGGCGTGTGATCCCGCGCTGGAACGTCTCCAACCTGGTGAAGAAGACCTGGAAATGTGGCTACATCGAGTGCTCAGCCAAGTACAACTGGCACGTGCTGATGCTCTTCAGCGAGCTGCTGAAGAGCGCAGGCTGCCCCCGCTGCAAGCACCTCCACACCGCCATCCGCTTCCAGGGCGCCCTGCGCAGGAACCGCTGCGCACTCATGTGA